In Acropora muricata isolate sample 2 chromosome 11, ASM3666990v1, whole genome shotgun sequence, one DNA window encodes the following:
- the LOC136889792 gene encoding uncharacterized protein has product MMATMQNTKWSLEAYFFAYFKPEKSLNGYGILFLTCCPAHLREEVEQELEREGVTPCVASSTRKMVPYHDKAFVSVWGGIRSRDMEDFYLRLYPDTLHKAQLQVCQGSDQAYCEVMLRDENSNLLAKLHLRLPSPTMDRQETPGAVNKNPAGASSGGVTPREIHLRGRKAEEAYYKALEKGKTRVRRIPLMLIGQDRSGKTSLKKSLKGIPFNQDEGSTVGIDVDPSYFKVTTETWKIGEEDQATNKETKYYFEYSLGRQILKILKFETEAQNVSEGNEVIMHSQARTLSETEKHDNHASEITVNRKSYPEQPAERDETLSPPETLQEMESLLSDLLLVDEMEGEDDIYSVLWDFAGESVYYETHTLFLTSRAIFLLTYDLSRDPYKKVLSEKKQGRYGVIDDRIGTKTNLDYLDYWMTSVSSVSSQVKDNEVHSVLPKTLPCVFLVCTNADRPSGGEDPKVLARKVYGELWKKAYSTHLCGKFEVDNTKSSQKPECPGVSRLREKIREVAKNLPQMKEFIPIKWLRFEKKLQQFLNNGHQWITIENARETAYNDCQIHDDEEFKTALDFLHDQKILIHFDNTDELNKFVFLDLQWLIDVMKKVITIKPYDDDDDIEFEDLWRKLEEEGILEEKLLKHVWGPLIREHAVFRSLIEIMENFSLLCSWPASDDFERYLVPSMLISHPPEGITQLIASAQLPSLFIKFNPGQVPPRLFPRLVTQFLLLGKDDFWSSLNPQLYQNLARLYIAKDDRCSVVLSCHSSLIEVVVHGGNDSFEVSCAQSVFGQLLLILERIRKGFFSLKGMTYQAGVLCTVCCHGKKVKFCSKHRTNDCEREDCLHFIPESEMRSASESITCTRSPTALSNKVNMADFSAWFGSCQKRTSCEADKRLSAVSSDRVTAGKKELCLPTRKEKPPQLSFKMKEECDLPKSSKPWSDGHLPIDILLLAVGNCDFLSCFSFLDQPFKSYKFGTGYVYFGRMGDASEQEKLKVALMNCSKGAATPGGSLTVLLNAFRVLRPKAVLSVGSCFSLSLDNLRVGDVVIPSKLTTAEGYRTPVSRLFGSLVQDAPHGWVAPLANPNELKVKVHCNCDILSHSLPEVRGYDDICEKYPGAVAIETEGAGVYAAAYDANIEWVIVKGVASHFHVRTSVTEEWMSFASSMAASMVAKMLNDPTVFREWPHFQGC; this is encoded by the exons ATGATGGCAACAATGCAAAATACGAAATGGTCGCTGGAGGCATACTTCTTTGCTTACTTTAAACCAGAAAAGAGCCTAAATGGTTATGGTATCTTGTTCCTTACCTGCTGTCCCGCTCACCTTAGAGAAGAAGTCGAACAAGAGCTTGAAAGGGAAGGAGTAACACCTTGCGTCGCCAGCTCCACTAGAAAGATGGTGCCTTACCATGACAAGGCATTTGTGTCTGTGTGGGGAGGAATTAGATCAAGAGACATGGAAGATTTTTATCTCCG TCTTTATCCTGATACGCTACACAAAGCCCAACTTCAAGTTTGTCAGGGAAGTGACCAAGCCTATTGTGAAGTAATGTTGCGCGACGAAAACAGCAATTTATTGGCTAAATTGCACTTAAGACTCCCTTCTCCCACTATGGATCGTCAG GAAACTCCGGGTGCAGTTAACAAAAACCCTGCTGGGGCATCCTCTGGTGGAG TGACTCCTCGTGAAATTCATTTACGTGGTCGTAAGGCTGAGGAGGCTTATTACAAGGctcttgaaaaaggaaaaacccGCGTAAGGAGAATTCCTCTCATGTTGATTGGGCAGGACCGTTCTGGAAAGACCAGCCTGAAAAAATCGCTCAAGGGAATACCATTCAACCAAGATGAAGGCAGCACTGTTGGGATAGATGTTGATCCTTCGTACTTCAAAGTAACCACTGAAACTTGGAAGATAGGGGAGGAGGATCAAGCGACCAACAAAGagacaaaatattattttgagtACAGTTTAGGTCGTCAAATacttaaaattctaaaatttgAGACTGAGGCACAAAATGTAAGTGAAGGAAATGAGGTCATTATGCATTCCCAAGCTAGAACACTTTCTGAAACAGAGAAACATGACAATCATGCTTCTGAAATCACAGTCAATCGCAAATCGTACCCAGAGCAGCCAGCAGAAAGAGATGAAACTCTTTCCCCACCAGAGACACTTCAAGAGATGGAATCGCTGCTGTCAGACCTGCTCTTAGTTGATGAGATGGAAGGTGAAGATGACATCTATTCGGTTTTGTGGGACTTTGCTGGCGAATCAGTGTATTATGAGACACATACACTGTTTCTGACGTCAAGGGCAATCTTCCTTTTGACTTATGACCTAAGCCGAGATCCTTATAAAAAGGTGCTGTCCGAGAAAAAGCAAGGAAGGTATGGGGTCATTGACGACAGGATTGGAACAAAAACTAACCTTGACTATTTAGACTACTGGATGACTTCTGTTTCTTCAGTATCCAGCCAAGTTAAAGATAATGAAGTACATTCAGTTCTCCCCAAGACGCTTCCATGTGTTTTCTTAGTATGTACAAATGCTGATCGACCTAGCGGTGGGGAGGATCCTAAAGTTCTGGCCCGTAAAGTGTATGGTGAATTGTGGAAAAAGGCCTACAGCACACACCTGTGTGGTAAGTTTGAGGTCGACAATACTAAATCAAGCCAGAAACCAGAGTGTCCTGGAGTGTCACGCTTACGAGAGAAAATTAGAGAAGTTGCCAAGAACCTACCACAGATGAAGGAATTCATCCCTATCAAGTGGTTGAGGTTTGAAAAAAAGCTGCAACAATTTCTGAACAACGGTCATCAGTGGATTACTATTGAAAATGCAAGGGAGACCGCTTATAATGACTGCCAAATCCACGACGATGAAGAATTTAAAACAGCACTGGACTTTTTACACGATCAGAAAATTTTGATACATTTTGATAACACCGATGAATtaaacaaatttgtttttttggatCTCCAATGGCTAATCGACGTTATGAAGAAAGTTATTACTATTAAAccttatgatgatgatgatgatatagAATTCGAGGACTTGTGGCGCAAGCTAGAGGAAGAAGGAATCCTGGAAGAGAAACTCCTGAAGCATGTGTGGGGCCCGTTGATTAGAGAGCATGCCGTTTTCAGAAGCCTTATCGAAATCATGGAGAATTTCAGCTTGCTGTGCTCTTGGCCTGCATCAGATGACTTTGAGAGGTATTTGGTACCGTCCATGTTAATATCGCATCCACCAGAGGGCATCACCCAATTGATTGCCTCTGCACAACTCCCTTCTCTTTTTATCAAGTTTAATCCTGGGCAAGTTCCACCGCGCTTGTTCCCGCGGCTCGTGACCCAGTTTCTACTGTTGGGCAAGGATGATTTTTGGAGCTCCTTGAACCCTCAGTTGTATCAGAATTTGGCCCGATTGTACATCGCTAAGGACGACAGGTGCTCTGTTGTTCTCTCGTGTCATTCTTCCCTCATCGAAGTTGTTGTTCATGGGGGCAATGATTCTTTTGAGGTGTCTTGTGCCCAATCAGTTTTTGGACAGCTTCTTTTGATACTTGAGCGTATCCGCAAGGGGTTCTTTTCGTTGAAGGGTATGACATATCAAGCTGGGGTGTTATGTACAGTTTGCTGCCACGGAAAGAAGGTCAAGTTTTGCAGCAAACATCGCACGAATGATTGTGAGCGAGAGGACTGTCTTCATTTCATACCTGAATCTGAGATGCGCAGTGCCAGTGAGTCCATTACCTGCACCAGGTCACCAACTGCACTGAGTAACAAAGTTAACATGGCGGATTTTTCAGCATGGTTTGGTTCGTGTCAAAAG AGAACATCCTGTGAGGCTGACAAGAGACTTTCCGCGGTGTCCTCAGATAGAG tgactGCTGGAAAGAAGGAACTTTGTTTGCCTACCCGTAAAGAAAAACCGCCACAGCTCAGTTTCAAGATGAAAGAAGAATGTGATCTTCCAAAATCCTCGAAACCCTGGAGTGACGGTCAtctgccaattgatattttgctgTTGGCTGTGGGTAACTGTGATTTCCTGAGCTGTTTCTCCTTCCTGGATCaacctttcaaaagttacaagttTGGCACTGGTTACGTGTACTTTGGACGCATGGGAGATGCCAGTGAACAAGAAAAGCTAAAGGTTGCATTGATGAATTGCTCTAAAGGAGCTGCAACCCCAGGGGGCTCTTTGACAGTGCTTCTAAATGCATTTAGAGTCTTGCGGCCCAAGGCTGTTCTTTCAGTGGGAAGTTGCTTTAGTTTAAGCTTGGATAACTTGAGAGTGGGAGATGTAGTCATACCTTCAAAGCTAACAACTGCAGAGGGGTACAGAACTCCTGTCAGTCGACTTTTTGGAAGTCTTGTTCAAGATGCACCACATGGATGGGTTGCTCCGTTGGCAAATCCAAATGAACTGAAAGTGAAAGTACATTGCAATTGTGATATCCTTAGCCATTCGCTGCCAGAGGTGCGTGGATATGATGATATTTGTGAGAAATATCCTGGAGCAgttgcaattgagacagaaggcGCAG GCGTTTATGCTGCAGCCTATGACGCAAATATTGAGTGGGTGATAGTAAAAGGTGTTGCCAGTCATTTTCATGTAAGAACGTCTGTAACTGAAGAATGGATGTCTTTTGCGAGCTCAATGGCTGCCTCTATGGTGGCCAAGATGCTAAATGATCCAACCGTTTTCCGGGAATGGCCGCACTTCCAAG GATGTTAG